A genomic window from Helicobacter pylori includes:
- the ccoN gene encoding cytochrome-c oxidase, cbb3-type subunit I, whose product MQENVPLSYDYSISKLFLYAMVAFGIIGMLIGIVLAFELSFPSLNYIAGEYGVFGRLRPLHTNAVIYGFTLGGIWASWYYIGQRVLKITYHQHPFLKFVGLLHFWLWIALLILGVISLFAGLTQSKEYAELMWPLDIIVVVAWVLWGVNMFGSMSVRRENTIYVSLWYYIATYVGIAVMYIFNNLSIPTYFVADMGSVWHSISLYSGSNDALIQWWWGHNAVAFVFTSGVIGTIYYFLPKESGQPIFSYKLTLFSFWSLMFVYIWAGGHHLIYSTVPDWVQTLSSVFSVVLILPSWGTAINMLLTMRGQWHQLKESPLIKFLVLASTFYMLSTLEGSIQAIKSVNALAHFTDWIIGHVHDGVLGWVGFTLIASMYHMTPRLFKREIYSGRLVDFQFWIMTLGIVLYFSSMWIAGITQGMMWRDVDQYGNLTYQFIDTVKVLIPYYNIRGVGGLMYFIGFIIFAYNIFMTITAGKKLEREPNYATPMSR is encoded by the coding sequence ATGCAAGAAAATGTGCCTTTAAGTTATGATTATTCCATTAGCAAATTGTTTCTTTATGCGATGGTTGCATTCGGGATAATAGGCATGTTAATAGGGATTGTGCTGGCCTTTGAATTGTCTTTCCCTAGTTTGAATTACATTGCAGGGGAGTATGGCGTTTTTGGCCGTTTACGTCCTTTGCACACGAATGCGGTGATCTATGGTTTCACTCTTGGGGGGATTTGGGCGAGTTGGTATTATATCGGTCAAAGGGTGCTTAAAATCACTTACCACCAACACCCCTTTTTGAAATTTGTAGGGTTATTGCATTTTTGGCTTTGGATTGCTCTTTTAATTCTAGGGGTTATTAGCTTGTTTGCCGGCCTTACTCAATCTAAAGAATACGCCGAATTGATGTGGCCTTTAGATATTATTGTGGTTGTGGCATGGGTGCTATGGGGGGTTAATATGTTTGGGAGCATGAGCGTTAGGAGAGAAAATACCATATATGTGTCCTTATGGTATTATATCGCTACTTATGTGGGCATAGCGGTGATGTATATCTTCAATAACCTTTCTATCCCTACCTATTTTGTCGCTGATATGGGGAGTGTTTGGCATTCTATTTCTTTGTATTCAGGCAGTAATGATGCACTCATTCAATGGTGGTGGGGGCATAATGCGGTCGCTTTTGTCTTTACGAGTGGGGTGATTGGCACGATTTATTATTTCTTGCCTAAAGAGAGCGGCCAGCCTATCTTTTCTTACAAACTCACTTTGTTTTCTTTTTGGAGTTTGATGTTTGTTTATATCTGGGCAGGCGGGCACCACTTGATTTATTCTACCGTGCCTGATTGGGTGCAAACTCTCTCTAGCGTGTTTTCAGTGGTGTTGATCTTGCCTTCTTGGGGGACAGCTATTAACATGCTACTAACGATGAGAGGTCAGTGGCACCAGCTCAAAGAAAGCCCGCTCATTAAATTCTTGGTTTTGGCTTCAACTTTCTACATGCTTTCTACTTTAGAAGGTTCTATTCAAGCCATTAAGAGCGTGAATGCATTAGCGCACTTCACTGATTGGATTATAGGGCATGTGCATGATGGCGTGTTAGGGTGGGTAGGATTCACTTTGATTGCGAGCATGTATCACATGACCCCTAGGCTTTTCAAAAGAGAGATCTATTCAGGGCGTCTTGTGGATTTCCAATTTTGGATCATGACTTTAGGGATTGTGCTTTATTTTTCGTCCATGTGGATTGCAGGGATCACGCAAGGGATGATGTGGAGGGATGTGGATCAATACGGCAACCTCACTTATCAGTTCATTGACACGGTTAAGGTGCTGATCCCTTATTACAATATTAGAGGCGTTGGGGGTCTTATGTATTTTATTGGATTTATTATTTTTGCTTACAATATTTTTATGACAATCACGGCAGGCAAAAAATTAGAGCGTGAGCCTAATTACGCCACGCCTATGTCTCGATAA
- the ccoO gene encoding cytochrome-c oxidase, cbb3-type subunit II — translation MFSFLEKNPFFFTLAFIFVFSIAGLVEILPNFFKSARPIEGLQPYTVLETAGRQVYIQEGCYHCHSQLIRPFQAEVDRYGAYSLSGEYAYDRPFLWGSKRIGPDLHRVGDYRTTDWHEKHMLDPKSVVPHSIMPSYKHLFKKKSDFDTAYAEALTQKKVFGVPYDTENGVKLGNTEEAKKAYLEEAKKITADMKDKRVLEAIERGEVLEIVALIAYLNSLGNSRINANQNAK, via the coding sequence ATGTTTAGTTTTTTAGAAAAAAACCCGTTCTTTTTCACTCTTGCGTTCATTTTTGTGTTTTCTATTGCGGGGTTGGTAGAGATTTTACCTAACTTCTTCAAATCCGCTCGCCCGATTGAAGGCTTACAGCCTTATACGGTTTTAGAGACGGCAGGGAGACAAGTTTATATTCAAGAAGGTTGTTATCATTGCCATTCCCAGCTCATTCGCCCTTTCCAAGCTGAGGTGGATCGATATGGTGCGTATAGTTTGAGTGGGGAGTATGCGTATGACAGGCCTTTCTTGTGGGGTTCTAAAAGGATTGGCCCTGATTTGCATAGGGTGGGGGATTACCGCACAACTGATTGGCATGAAAAGCACATGCTCGATCCTAAAAGCGTCGTGCCGCACAGCATCATGCCATCCTATAAGCATTTATTTAAGAAAAAGAGCGATTTTGACACGGCCTATGCAGAAGCTTTGACGCAAAAAAAGGTTTTTGGCGTGCCTTATGACACAGAAAACGGCGTGAAATTAGGGAATACAGAAGAAGCTAAAAAAGCTTATTTAGAAGAAGCCAAAAAAATCACAGCGGACATGAAAGACAAGCGGGTGCTAGAAGCGATTGAGAGAGGTGAAGTCTTAGAGATTGTGGCTTTGATCGCTTATTTGAATAGCTTGGGTAATTCCAGGATTAACGCTAATCAAAACGCTAAATAA
- a CDS encoding cytochrome c oxidase, cbb3-type, CcoQ subunit, translated as MDLESLRGFAYAFFTILFTLFLYAYIFSMYRKQKKGIVDYERYGYLALNDALEDELIEPRHKKVYDNGIKES; from the coding sequence ATGGATTTAGAAAGTTTAAGAGGCTTTGCGTATGCGTTTTTTACCATTCTTTTTACGCTCTTTTTGTATGCTTATATTTTTAGCATGTATAGAAAGCAAAAAAAAGGCATCGTGGATTATGAACGCTATGGGTATTTAGCGCTAAATGATGCTTTAGAAGATGAGTTGATTGAACCACGCCATAAAAAAGTTTATGACAATGGCATAAAGGAAAGTTGA
- the ccoP gene encoding cytochrome-c oxidase, cbb3-type subunit III, with protein MDFLNDHINVFGLIAALVILVLTIYESSSLIKEMRDSKSQGELLDNGHLFDGIGEFANNVPVGWIVSFMCAIVWAFWYFFFGYPLSSFSQIGQYNEEVKAHNQKFEAKWKHLDQKELVDMGQGIFLVHCSQCHGITADGLHGSAQNLVRWGKEEGIMDTIKHGSKGMDYLAGEMPAMELDEKDAKAIASYVMAEISSVKKTKNPQLIDKGKELFESMGCVGCHGSDGKGLQDNQVFAADLTTYGTENFLRNILTHGKKGNIGHMPSFKYKNFSDLQVKALAEFIQSLKPLED; from the coding sequence ATGGATTTTTTAAACGACCATATAAATGTTTTTGGCTTGATTGCAGCGCTTGTGATTTTGGTTTTAACCATCTATGAATCCAGTTCGCTCATTAAAGAAATGCGCGATAGCAAATCACAAGGGGAGCTTTTGGATAATGGGCATTTGTTTGATGGGATAGGGGAGTTTGCCAATAATGTTCCAGTAGGCTGGATCGTGAGCTTTATGTGCGCGATTGTGTGGGCTTTTTGGTATTTTTTCTTTGGCTACCCTCTGAGCAGCTTTTCTCAAATTGGGCAATACAATGAAGAAGTTAAAGCGCACAACCAAAAATTTGAAGCCAAATGGAAGCACTTGGATCAAAAGGAATTGGTGGATATGGGTCAAGGCATCTTTTTAGTCCATTGTTCGCAATGCCATGGAATCACCGCTGATGGCTTGCATGGCAGCGCTCAAAATCTGGTGCGCTGGGGTAAAGAAGAGGGCATTATGGATACCATTAAGCATGGCTCTAAAGGCATGGATTATCTTGCTGGGGAAATGCCCGCTATGGAATTAGACGAAAAGGACGCCAAAGCGATTGCAAGCTATGTGATGGCAGAAATTTCTAGCGTTAAAAAGACCAAAAACCCTCAACTCATTGATAAGGGCAAGGAATTGTTTGAAAGCATGGGCTGTGTGGGCTGTCATGGCAGTGATGGTAAAGGTTTGCAAGACAATCAAGTGTTTGCGGCCGATTTGACTACCTATGGCACAGAGAATTTTTTAAGAAATATCTTAACGCATGGCAAAAAGGGCAATATAGGGCATATGCCATCATTCAAATACAAAAACTTTAGCGACTTGCAAGTGAAAGCGTTAGCCGAATTTATCCAATCGCTAAAACCCTTAGAAGATTAA
- a CDS encoding DUF4006 family protein, which translates to MKFLNGLAGNLLIVVILLCVVVFFGLKAVHIQKEQATNYYRYKDINALETKNTQNRANYELVNQGSQK; encoded by the coding sequence ATGAAATTTTTAAACGGATTAGCAGGAAATTTACTGATTGTGGTTATCTTATTGTGTGTGGTCGTTTTCTTTGGGCTTAAAGCGGTTCATATCCAAAAAGAGCAAGCCACTAACTATTACCGCTATAAGGATATTAACGCTTTAGAGACGAAAAACACCCAAAACCGGGCTAATTATGAATTGGTCAATCAAGGGAGTCAAAAATGA
- a CDS encoding menaquinone biosynthesis family protein — MISVAHSPDADDIFMYYAIKFGWIDCPIKNKTFHNIALDIETLNQEALKNTYDVSAISFGLYPKIANDYALLPTATSFGNGYGPKLVKKKGVKLKKDFKVALSGEHTTNALLFKIYYKHARIVYMNFLDIEKAVLEEKVHAGVLIHENILDFHSELEVEKELWDVWKELIGIDLPLPLGGMAIRRSIPLYRAILIKKALIKAIEVALKHQDLLSDMLLERSLIRVNKEQLKTYLNLYANETSTRLSEIQILAIDKLFELGYQHGFYAHLLKTKDCLLTDAYLKYRFS, encoded by the coding sequence TTGATTAGTGTCGCTCATAGCCCTGATGCTGATGATATTTTCATGTATTATGCGATTAAGTTTGGCTGGATAGATTGCCCCATTAAAAATAAAACATTCCACAACATTGCCCTAGATATTGAAACCCTAAACCAAGAAGCCCTAAAAAACACTTATGATGTGAGCGCGATTAGTTTTGGGCTATACCCTAAAATTGCAAACGATTACGCTTTGCTCCCTACGGCGACAAGCTTTGGGAATGGTTATGGGCCTAAATTAGTGAAAAAAAAGGGCGTGAAATTAAAAAAAGATTTTAAAGTCGCATTGAGTGGGGAGCATACCACAAACGCCCTCTTGTTTAAGATCTATTACAAACACGCGCGCATCGTTTATATGAATTTTTTAGACATTGAAAAAGCGGTTTTGGAAGAAAAAGTGCATGCGGGCGTGTTAATCCATGAAAATATCTTGGATTTCCATAGCGAATTAGAAGTGGAAAAAGAATTGTGGGATGTTTGGAAAGAATTGATTGGAATTGATTTGCCCTTGCCTTTAGGGGGCATGGCGATTAGGCGCTCTATCCCTTTGTATCGCGCGATTTTGATCAAAAAAGCTTTGATTAAAGCCATTGAAGTCGCTTTAAAACACCAGGATTTGCTCTCTGACATGCTGTTAGAGCGCTCGCTCATTCGTGTCAATAAGGAGCAGTTAAAAACCTATTTGAATTTATATGCGAATGAGACTTCAACGCGCTTGAGTGAGATTCAAATCTTAGCCATAGACAAGCTTTTTGAATTAGGCTATCAGCATGGGTTTTATGCCCATTTGTTAAAAACTAAAGATTGCTTGCTCACTGATGCATATTTAAAATACCGCTTTTCTTAA
- the recA gene encoding recombinase RecA, whose product MAIDEDKQKAISLAIKQIDKVFGKGALVRLGDKQVEKIDSISTGSLGLDLALGIGGVPKGRIIEIYGPESSGKTTLSLHIIAECQKNGGVCAFIDAEHALDVYYAKRLGVDTENLLVSQPSTGEEALEILETITRSGGIDLVVVDSVAALTPKAEIDGDMGDQHVGLQARLMSHALRKITGVLHKMNTTLIFINQIRMKIGMTGYGSPETTTGGNALKFYASVRIDIRRIAALKQNEQHIGNRAKAKVVKNKVAPPFREAEFDIMFGEGISKEGEIIDYGVKLDIVDKSGAWLSYQDKKLGQGRENAKALLKEDKALANEITLKIKESIGSNEEIMPLPDEPLEEME is encoded by the coding sequence ATGGCAATAGATGAAGACAAACAAAAAGCGATTTCTTTAGCGATCAAACAAATTGATAAGGTTTTTGGTAAGGGGGCGTTGGTGCGCCTTGGGGATAAGCAAGTAGAAAAGATTGATTCTATTTCTACAGGCTCGTTAGGGTTGGATCTGGCTTTAGGGATTGGGGGCGTTCCCAAAGGCAGGATCATTGAAATTTATGGGCCAGAGTCAAGCGGAAAGACCACTTTAAGCTTGCACATTATTGCAGAATGCCAAAAAAATGGGGGCGTGTGCGCGTTCATTGACGCTGAGCATGCCCTAGATGTGTATTATGCCAAGAGATTAGGCGTAGATACGGAAAATTTACTCGTTTCTCAACCAAGCACGGGCGAAGAAGCCTTAGAGATTTTAGAAACGATCACCAGAAGCGGGGGGATTGATTTAGTGGTGGTGGATTCGGTGGCAGCTCTTACGCCTAAAGCTGAGATTGATGGGGATATGGGCGATCAGCATGTGGGCTTGCAAGCAAGGCTTATGAGCCATGCGTTAAGAAAAATCACCGGTGTTTTGCACAAAATGAACACCACTCTCATTTTTATCAATCAAATAAGAATGAAAATCGGCATGACAGGTTATGGGAGTCCAGAGACCACAACTGGGGGCAATGCTTTAAAATTCTATGCGAGCGTTAGGATTGATATTAGAAGAATCGCCGCTTTAAAACAAAACGAACAGCATATCGGCAACAGAGCCAAAGCCAAAGTGGTTAAAAATAAAGTCGCTCCGCCTTTTAGGGAAGCGGAATTTGACATCATGTTTGGGGAAGGGATTTCTAAAGAGGGCGAGATCATTGATTATGGCGTGAAGTTAGACATTGTGGATAAGAGCGGTGCATGGCTTAGCTATCAGGATAAAAAGCTAGGGCAAGGCAGAGAAAACGCTAAAGCTTTATTGAAAGAAGATAAAGCCCTAGCGAATGAAATCACTCTTAAGATTAAAGAGAGTATTGGCTCTAATGAAGAGATCATGCCTTTACCCGATGAGCCTTTAGAAGAAATGGAATAA
- the eno gene encoding phosphopyruvate hydratase, whose protein sequence is MLTIKDIYALEVMDSRGNPTIQASVILSDNTKASAIVPSGASTGKREALELRDNDKTRFLGKGVLRACENVNTVIKHNLIGLEAINQAFVDERLKALDGTPNYANLGANAVLGVSMALARASAKALNLPLYRYLGGANALTLPVPMLNIINGGSHANNSIDFQEYMIMPLGFESFREALRASAEVYHTLKKLLDEKNQLTSVGDEGGFAPNFKNNVEPLEVISQAIEKAGYKLGEEIALALDVASSELVDERFNYHLKGENKILDAQELVAYYKELVAKYPIVSIEDGLSEDDWEGWAFLSKELGRQIQLVGDDLFVTNASILQKGIEKNIANAILIKPNQIGTISETLETIRLAKHHAYQCVMSHRSGESEDSFIADFAVALNTGEIKTGSTARSERIAKYNRLLEIEHELKGGIYIGKELFKHG, encoded by the coding sequence ATGCTAACGATTAAAGACATTTATGCTTTAGAAGTGATGGATAGTAGAGGTAATCCTACCATTCAAGCCAGCGTGATTTTAAGCGATAACACCAAAGCGAGCGCGATTGTGCCTAGTGGGGCGAGCACCGGTAAAAGAGAAGCGTTAGAATTGAGAGACAATGACAAAACCCGGTTTTTGGGTAAGGGGGTTTTAAGGGCATGCGAAAATGTCAATACGGTGATCAAACACAATTTAATCGGGCTTGAAGCGATCAATCAAGCCTTTGTAGATGAGAGGTTGAAGGCTTTAGACGGCACGCCTAATTACGCTAATTTAGGAGCGAACGCTGTTTTGGGCGTGTCTATGGCGTTAGCAAGAGCGAGCGCAAAGGCTTTAAATCTGCCCTTGTATCGCTATTTAGGAGGGGCTAACGCTCTAACTTTGCCCGTGCCGATGCTCAATATCATCAACGGTGGATCGCATGCGAATAATTCCATAGACTTTCAAGAATACATGATCATGCCTTTAGGGTTTGAGAGTTTTAGAGAAGCTTTAAGAGCGAGTGCGGAAGTCTATCACACGCTCAAAAAACTTTTAGATGAAAAAAACCAGCTCACGAGCGTGGGCGATGAAGGGGGCTTTGCACCTAATTTTAAAAACAATGTAGAACCCCTTGAAGTCATTTCTCAAGCCATTGAAAAAGCCGGCTACAAGCTGGGCGAAGAAATCGCGCTCGCTTTAGATGTGGCGAGCAGCGAATTGGTGGATGAGCGTTTTAATTACCATTTAAAAGGTGAAAATAAGATTTTAGACGCGCAAGAATTGGTGGCTTATTATAAAGAATTGGTCGCAAAATACCCGATTGTGTCCATTGAAGATGGTTTGAGCGAAGACGATTGGGAGGGTTGGGCGTTTTTAAGCAAGGAATTAGGGCGTCAAATCCAGTTGGTGGGCGATGATTTGTTTGTAACGAATGCGAGTATTTTGCAAAAGGGCATTGAAAAGAATATTGCGAATGCAATTTTAATCAAACCCAACCAAATCGGCACCATTAGCGAGACTTTAGAGACCATAAGATTAGCCAAACACCATGCCTATCAATGCGTGATGAGCCATAGGAGCGGGGAGAGTGAAGACAGCTTTATCGCTGATTTTGCAGTTGCGCTCAATACGGGAGAAATCAAAACCGGATCCACCGCAAGGAGTGAAAGGATCGCTAAATACAACCGCCTTTTAGAGATTGAGCATGAATTAAAAGGGGGGATTTATATCGGTAAAGAGTTGTTCAAACATGGCTGA
- a CDS encoding AMIN domain-containing protein yields MLKKMIGLVAILSVLLARDNPFEPEINSKNLQGSFSGIYDDYLKEIHVDLPTSARILKQITLTYQDIDGSIHSKVVGIDKSIDWHYPLKLSQHTLNQASFEKRYQIQDFDFSMANNTMILRSPYKILRSFVLVNPYRIVLDMQKGPLDIYQNMDLNQKFFSQIKVGTHKDYYRITLVLDGKYRYLLEEKNGAYELQLK; encoded by the coding sequence GTGTTAAAAAAGATGATAGGTTTGGTCGCAATTTTAAGCGTGTTGTTGGCTAGAGACAATCCTTTTGAGCCTGAAATCAATTCCAAGAATTTACAAGGGAGCTTTAGCGGGATTTATGATGATTATCTTAAAGAAATCCATGTGGATTTGCCCACGAGCGCTAGGATCTTAAAACAAATCACGCTCACCTACCAGGATATTGATGGCTCTATCCATTCTAAAGTCGTGGGCATTGATAAAAGCATTGATTGGCACTACCCCTTAAAACTCTCCCAACACACCCTTAATCAAGCCTCTTTTGAAAAACGCTACCAGATCCAAGATTTTGATTTTTCAATGGCAAACAACACGATGATTTTGCGTTCCCCTTATAAGATTTTGCGCTCTTTTGTGCTGGTTAATCCTTACAGAATCGTGTTAGATATGCAAAAAGGCCCTTTGGATATTTATCAAAACATGGATTTAAACCAGAAGTTTTTTTCTCAAATTAAAGTCGGCACGCACAAAGATTATTACCGCATCACGCTCGTTTTAGACGGGAAATACCGCTATCTTTTAGAAGAAAAAAACGGGGCGTATGAATTGCAATTGAAATAA
- a CDS encoding shikimate kinase, protein MQHLVLIGFMGSGKSSLAQELGLALNLEVLDTDMVISERVGLSVKEIFEELGEDNFRMFEKNLIDELKTLKTPHVISTGGGIVMHDNFKGLGTTFYLKIDFETLIKRLNQKEREKRPLLNNLTQARELFNKRQALYEKNASFIIDARGGLNNSLKQVLQFIA, encoded by the coding sequence ATGCAGCATTTAGTCTTAATTGGTTTTATGGGGAGCGGTAAAAGCTCTTTAGCGCAAGAATTGGGGTTGGCTTTGAATTTGGAAGTGTTGGATACGGACATGGTCATTAGCGAAAGGGTGGGCTTGAGCGTGAAAGAGATTTTTGAAGAGCTTGGCGAAGACAATTTCAGGATGTTTGAAAAAAACTTGATTGATGAATTAAAAACGCTCAAAACCCCCCATGTTATCTCTACCGGTGGGGGGATTGTCATGCATGATAATTTTAAGGGTTTAGGCACAACTTTTTATTTAAAAATAGATTTTGAAACCTTGATTAAGCGTTTGAATCAAAAAGAAAGAGAAAAGCGCCCCCTTTTAAACAACTTAACTCAAGCCAGAGAGCTTTTTAACAAACGCCAAGCCCTCTATGAAAAAAACGCTTCCTTTATCATTGACGCTAGAGGTGGTTTAAACAATTCTTTAAAACAAGTGCTACAATTCATCGCATAA
- a CDS encoding PDC sensor domain-containing protein, translating to MLSRDIVQYSKIRTELYAYLTYLFSHNIRNHLPEITLDYLNKQIKKMHAEIKMAKSFFVLDAKGMLVLKPSQFKEQGHKEGLLEHDLTEGIELESHASFSDKYFFYQAINEKRCILTDPYPSKRGNHLIVSASYPVYDQDNDLVFVVCLQIPLRVAIEISSPSKYFRTFSEGSMVMYFMISIMLTLVSLLLFVKCISSFWTAIVNFSSFDIKEVFHPIVLLTLALATFDLVKAIFEEEVLGKNSGDNHHAIHRTMIRFLGSIIIALAIEALMLVFKFSVSEPDKITYAVYLAIGVAVLLISLAIYVKFAYSVLPKRER from the coding sequence ATGTTAAGTAGAGACATTGTCCAATATTCCAAGATCCGCACCGAGTTATACGCTTATCTCACTTATTTGTTTTCGCACAATATCCGCAACCACCTCCCTGAAATCACTTTGGATTATTTAAACAAACAAATCAAAAAAATGCATGCTGAAATCAAAATGGCAAAGAGTTTTTTTGTTTTAGACGCTAAGGGCATGCTCGTGCTTAAGCCAAGCCAATTTAAAGAGCAGGGGCATAAGGAAGGGCTATTAGAGCATGATTTAACAGAGGGGATTGAATTAGAATCGCATGCCAGCTTTAGCGATAAATATTTTTTTTATCAAGCCATCAACGAAAAGCGTTGCATTTTAACCGACCCTTATCCTTCTAAAAGGGGGAATCATTTGATTGTGAGCGCGTCGTATCCGGTGTATGACCAAGATAACGATTTAGTGTTTGTGGTGTGTTTGCAGATTCCTTTAAGAGTAGCGATTGAGATTAGCTCGCCTTCAAAGTATTTCAGGACCTTTAGCGAAGGGAGCATGGTCATGTATTTTATGATTTCTATCATGCTCACTTTAGTGTCGTTGCTTTTATTTGTGAAATGCATTTCTAGTTTTTGGACAGCGATTGTTAATTTTAGCAGTTTTGACATTAAAGAAGTGTTCCACCCCATCGTGCTTTTAACCTTAGCTTTAGCCACCTTTGATCTAGTCAAGGCGATTTTTGAAGAAGAGGTTTTGGGTAAAAATAGTGGGGATAACCACCATGCGATCCATCGCACGATGATCAGGTTTTTAGGCTCTATCATTATCGCTTTAGCCATTGAAGCGTTAATGTTAGTGTTTAAATTCAGCGTGAGCGAACCGGATAAAATCACTTATGCGGTGTATTTGGCGATTGGCGTGGCAGTGCTTTTAATCAGTTTAGCGATTTATGTTAAATTCGCTTATAGCGTGTTGCCCAAACGAGAACGCTAA
- a CDS encoding glycosyltransferase family 8 protein — MSITIPIVIAFDNNYAIPAGVSLYSMLTCAKTENHNKKLFYKIHCLVDNLSLENQHQLKETLAPFSAFASVDFMDISEPSHSTSSIEPSVIDKIHEAFLQLNIYAKTRFSKMIMCRLFLASLFPQYDKIIMFDADTLFLNDASESFFIPLDDYYLGAAKDFSSPKSLKHFQIEREREPRQKFSLHEHYLKEKDMKIIYENHYNVGFLIANLKLWRADHLEEQLLKLAHQKGQCVFCPEQDLLTLACYQKVLQLPYLYNTHPFMLNQKRFIPNKKEIVMLHFYFVGKPWVLPSALYSKEWHEILLKTPFYAEYSVKFLKQMTTFLSLEDKQQTFEFLAPLLNPKTLLEYVFFRLNRIFKRLKEKLSSF, encoded by the coding sequence ATGAGTATCACTATTCCTATCGTCATTGCTTTTGACAACAATTACGCTATCCCAGCTGGCGTGAGCTTGTATTCCATGCTAACTTGTGCTAAAACAGAAAATCATAACAAAAAATTATTTTATAAAATCCATTGCTTGGTGGATAACTTAAGCCTTGAAAACCAACACCAATTAAAAGAGACTCTAGCCCCCTTTAGCGCTTTTGCAAGCGTGGATTTTATGGATATTTCAGAGCCTAGTCATTCCACTAGCTCAATAGAACCTTCTGTCATTGATAAAATCCATGAAGCCTTTTTGCAGCTCAATATTTACGCCAAAACGCGCTTTTCTAAAATGATCATGTGCCGCTTGTTTTTGGCTTCTTTATTCCCACAATACGACAAAATTATCATGTTTGATGCGGACACTTTGTTTTTAAATGATGCGAGCGAGAGCTTTTTTATCCCACTAGATGATTATTATTTGGGAGCGGCTAAAGATTTTTCTTCTCCTAAAAGCCTTAAACATTTCCAAATTGAAAGAGAGAGAGAGCCTCGCCAAAAATTTTCTCTCCATGAGCATTACCTTAAAGAAAAAGACATGAAAATCATTTACGAAAACCACTATAATGTTGGGTTTTTAATTGCGAATTTAAAACTATGGCGCGCTGATCATTTAGAAGAGCAATTGCTAAAATTAGCCCATCAAAAAGGCCAGTGCGTGTTTTGCCCTGAACAAGATCTTTTAACCCTTGCATGCTATCAAAAAGTTTTACAATTGCCTTATCTTTACAACACCCACCCTTTCATGCTCAATCAAAAACGCTTTATCCCTAACAAAAAAGAAATTGTCATGCTGCATTTTTATTTTGTAGGAAAACCTTGGGTTTTACCCTCTGCTTTATACTCTAAAGAATGGCATGAGATTCTTTTAAAAACCCCTTTTTATGCCGAATATTCCGTGAAATTCCTTAAACAAATGACAACTTTTTTAAGCCTTGAAGACAAACAACAAACCTTTGAATTTTTAGCCCCCCTACTCAATCCAAAAACCCTTTTAGAATATGTCTTTTTTAGATTGAATAGGATTTTCAAACGCTTGAAAGAAAAACTCTCAAGTTTTTAG